A region from the Chlorocebus sabaeus isolate Y175 chromosome 27, mChlSab1.0.hap1, whole genome shotgun sequence genome encodes:
- the NWD2 gene encoding NACHT and WD repeat domain-containing protein 2: MWPAGAGTKLPCPRDSALRRAAFSGNLTALPSHLVPAGRSVRVFISANPEDTGAERQALRENVYPKLREFCRENYGLEFQVIDLYWGVEEDDWDSPELQKTRMKLLEDCLKTSAGPCFVGLLGEKYGNIRIPGEVEASEFEMILDAAIEAKLETKLLEEWYCRDENSVPAAYYLRPKAEMLKSNRNAMQPSANAENEKTWQEVSDEIKKIFKAAVKLLHEKGKMKHSQARRYLFSAIEDEFDFALGKQTPAFLKKCVCYIRKIANIERFVKIPEMGKYMDITGTEPRIIRDPEAQEKLIKLRDEFIPTIVASSNLRVYTSVTHCDMKLGYSQEIENHYIEGLGKQFYEDMIDIIQATVQQNFDTETDTLYDEILQHSSLCKTYASFYEYKCESLNIVHNYILPSKTGHINPLIIYGGPCTGKTLLLAEVAKKAYGWLHEDTGPESDPVVIVRFLGTTDMSSDLRTLLLSVCEQLAVNYRCLVQSYPKKIHDLCDLFINLLNESSLQRPLVIIFDALEQLSENDDARKLWWLPAHLPRFVRIVLSTLPNKHGILQKLRCLIHEEDNYIELIPRDRKMCSQVLKHQLLRVKRKVTSGQQIYVNNAFSKCTLPMFVNLTFREVRHWRSHKDVDESSLAVTVHESIEQLFWSLEKKCGQKLVSRALGYITMAKMGLSEMELEDVLALDNSVMSELNENTRPSNPLRVPYLYIARLKEGLSGYLIERHVKNVTLLVWANRHLHLIAQKLYLQDDNDLREMHTILADYFLGVWSGGRRKAFCLEDPYLNGCLDLESRSLLEEEKHFMEQASFDRQAPDQPWVFQCNPLEPDIFFVNHRKMSELLYHLTRCGKTDDLLYGIIMNFSWLYTMIKIGQFDKVLSDIELAYNYSQEKELKFLASTLRSIKNKVIAFPGSLSAELQQRLLPVVSSLPKLRHLLLECDKDGPKYCSIVPLHSSMDVTYSPERLPLSSSHLHVTEILPTCNPSTVLTALENGSISTWDVETRQLLRQITTAQSVILGMKLTSDEKYLVVATTNNTLLIYDNVNSCLLSEVEIKGTKHGSSATYINGFTLSANHALAWLEASKDVTVIDLLYGWPLYQFHCWYEVTCVQCSLDGLYAFCGQYLNTTTIFHLGSGEKLCTVSSEFSGGFVKFLLILDTAQEMVMVDSEGSLSVWNTEDISSPQLTDDFDCRREDSEVVSIELSEDQSAVLICKALSIELLDTGLWKVAEKFRAKHNERFISAVLSKNGDCIIATMENTSAVFFWRRDTGQCMASLREISGSIVKLVKSSHHNMLLSLSTSGVLSIWDIDIITAMSNIDKTGKPIRSLLLPARGEIIYSLDGSDCVHKWNFSSGFIEAVFKHEGIVEHCVLTSTGDVMVTSDDKSSQYVWHTSSGENLFRINGQRISQLLITHNDQFVVSLCEENASRVWRLATGHRVCNILTTLQNAFITSANTFVVGMTKSKVLAVSLWTGSITKKFCCEDGTTIVNFKLIPDCPDIVVFITSAETVNIWSLTDEVICRRVQLPNNFLKNLEDFEISPNGKLGIISRGDENINVLDLHSGKLRVVHASGIIWRQRLSRDGRYLVYICFRNGEEEDENGAIFSLIVMRLADGKNIGACSLYKTPTFLALSQRHLNIIVGFDDGSIGIYTVVDRVDAALKIKIATSNSRQIFNNATHTSRPKCNSYCFKISVDCLWRESTEVFARDSPITVSDSTESNEATPSKKHNSCYERVCSALETRGHSYAPDN; encoded by the exons GGACTATTAGGTGAAAAATATGGGAATATCCGAATCCCTGGAGAAGTTGAAGCCTCAGAGTTTGAAATGATTTTGGATGCCGCCATAGAGGCAAAGCTGGAGACCAAGTTGCTGGAGGAGTGGTACTGTCGAGATGAGAACTCGGTGCCAGCAGCCTATTACCTCAGACCCAAGGCAGAAATGCTGAAAAGCAATAGAAATGCA ATGCAGCCTTCTGCCAACGCTGAAAATGAGAAGACATGGCAAGAGGTATCAGATGAGATCAAGAAGATATTCAAGGCTGCTGTAAAGCTGTTACACGAAAAGGGTAAAATGAAACACAGCCAGGCTAGGAGGTACCTGTTCTCAG ctATAGAGGATGAGTTTGACTTTGCTCTGGGAAAACAAACTCCAGCATTTCTAAAGAAGTGTGTTTGCTACATTAGGAAAATTGCTAACATTGAGCGCTTTGTGAAAATCCCAGAGATGGGAAAATACATGGATATAACTGGAACAGAACCGAGGATTATTCGGGACCCAGAAGCCCAAGAGAAGCTGATAAAACTCAGGGATGAATTTATTCCTACTATTGTTGCATCATCTAATCTGAGAGTGTACACATCTGTTACTCATTGTGACATGAAACTAGGCTACtcccaagaaatagaaaatcattaCATCGAAGGACTTGGTAAACAATTTTATGAGGACATGATTGACATAATTCAGGCAACGGTACAACAGAATTTTGACACTGAAACTGATACACTCTATGACGAAATCCTTCAACATTCATCATTATGTAAAACATATGCCTCCTTCTACGAGTACAAATGTGAATCTCTAAACATAGTGCATAACTACATTCTTCCAAGCAAAACTGGACACATCAACCCTCTTATTATATATGGTGGGCCATGCACTGGGAAGACCCTTCTGCTAGCTGAAGTAGCAAAGAAG GCTTATGGCTGGCTACATGAGGACACAGGACCAGAATCTGACCCAGTAGTCATCGTGAGATTTCTAGGAACGACGGATATGAGTTCTGACCTTAGGACTCTCCTTCTAAGTGTTTGTGAACAATTGGCAGTTAACTACCGGTGTCTGGTTCAAAGCTACCCTAAGAAGATCCATGACCTCTGTGACTTATTTATAAATCTTTTGAATGAGTCTTCACTGCAGAGACCTCTAGTCATAATATTTGATGCACTAGAGCAGCTCTCAGAGAATGATGACGCCAGGAAGCTTTGGTGGCTCCCAGCTCACCTGCCCCGCTTTGTCCGGATAGTCCTTTCCACACTGCCCAACAAACACGGGATCCTGCAGAAACTAAGGTGCCTTATCCATGAAGAAGACAACTACATCGAGCTGATTCCCCGAGACAGGAAGATGTGTAGCCAGGTTCTCAAACACCAGCTGCTGCGTGTCAAAAGGAAGGTCACATCAGGCCAGCAGATTTATGTGAACAATGCATTCTCTAAGTGCACACTGCCAATGTTTGTGAACTTGACCTTCAGGGAGGTGAGACACTGGAGATCTCACAAAGATGTCGATGAATCCTCCCTCGCTGTCACCGTTCATGAAAGTATAGAGCAGTTATTCTGGTCCTTGGAGAAGAAGTGTGGTCAGAAACTGGTCTCTAGGGCTCTTGGCTACATCACCATGGCCAAAATGGGTCTTAGTGAAATGGAATTGGAGGATGTGTTAGCCCTAGACAACAGTGTAATGAGCGAGCTCAATGAAAACACCAGACCCAGCAATCCCCTGAGAGTACCTTATTTGTACATTGCAAGGCTCAAGGAGGGTCTCAGTGGATACCTAATAGAAAGACATGTGAAAAATGTCACACTCCTAGTCTGGGCCAACAGACACCTGCATCTCATAGCCCAGAAGCTATATCTGCAGGATGACAATGACCTGCGTGAAATGCACACCATCCTAGCAGATTATTTTCTGGGGGTTTGGTCAGGGGGCAGGAGGAAAGCCTTCTGCCTCGAGGATCCCTACTTGAATGGCTGCCTTGACTTGGAGAGCAGAAGCTTGCTGGAGGAAGAAAAGCATTTCATGGAACAGGCTTCCTTTGACAGGCAGGCTCCAGACCAGCCCTGGGTTTTCCAGTGTAATCCCCTGGAACCTGACATCTTTTTCGTCAATCATCGGAAAATGTCTGAGCTTTTGTACCACTTGACAAGGTGTGGAAAAACCGATGACCTGCTTTATGGCATCATCATGAACTTCAGCTGGCTTTATACCATGATCAAAATTGGCCAGTTTGACAAAGTGCTTTCAGACATTGAGCTGGCTTACAACTACTCGCAAGAGAAGGAGCTGAAGTTCCTGGCCAGCACCCTCCGCAGCATCAAAAATAAGGTCATTGCATTTCCCGGCTCCCTTTCAGCAGAGCTTCAGCAAAGACTGCTACCTGTTGTCAGCTCCCTGCCCAAACTTAGACATCTTCTTTTAGAGTGTGACAAAGACGGGCCCAAATATTGCTccattgtaccactgcattcatCCATGGATGTGACATACAGCCCAGAGCGTCTTCCCTTATCATCCAGTCACCTGCATGTCACAGAGATCCTGcctacctgtaaccccagcactgtcCTCACAGCTTTAGAAAATGGTTCCATCAGCACCTGGGATGTAGAGACTCGACAGCTACTCAGGCAGATCACCACAGCCCAGTCTGTCATCCTGGGCATGAAACTCACCAGTGATGAAAAGTACCTTGTGGTGGCTACAACAAATAACACCTTGTTGATTTATGACAATGTCAATTCTTGTCTCCTGTCTGAAGTAGAAATCAAGGGGACTAAGCATGGAAGCAGCGCCACCTACATCAATGGATTTACACTGTCCGCCAACCACGCCCTTGCATGGCTCGAAGCCAGCAAAGACGTCACTGTCATCGATCTGCTGTACGGATGGCCACTTTACCAGTTCCACTGCTGGTATGAAGTGACGTGTGTCCAGTGCTCCCTGGATGGTCTGTATGCTTTCTGTGGCCAATACCTGAACACAACCACCATATTTCATTTAGGGAGTGGAGAAAAGTTATGTACAGTGTCATCAGAATTTTCAGGTGGATTTGTGAAGTTTCTTCTTATATTGGACACGGCTCAGGAAATGGTCATGGTAGACAGTGAAGGAAGTCTTTCTGTTTGGAATACCGAGGACATTTCCAGCCCCCAGCTGACTGATGACTTTGATTGCCGAAGAGAAGACAGCGAGGTGGTCAGCATTGAGCTTTCAGAAGACCAAAGTGCAGTTCTGATCTGTAAAGCCCTCAGCATTGAGCTCTTAGATACTGGTCTGTGGAAGGTGGCTGAAAAGTTCAGAGCCAAGCACAACGAACGCTTTATATCTGCTGTGCTGTCTAAAAATGGAGATTGCATCATCGCCACCATGGAAAATACCTCAGCTGTGTTTTTTTGGAGGCGGGACACGGGACAGTGTATGGCAAGTTTGCGGGAAATCTCAGGTTCCATTGTTAAGTTAGTGAAATCCAGTCACCACAATATGCTACTATCTTTATCAACCAGTGGTGTTCTTTCCATCTGGGATATAGATATAATCACAGCTATGTCCAACATAGATAAGACTGGAAAACCCATCCGAAGTCTATTGTTGCCTGCTAGAGGGGAAATCATTTACTCCCTGGATGGATCCGATTGTGTTCATAAGTGGAACTTCAGCAGTGGCTTCATCGAAGCAGTGTTCAAGCATGAAGGAATAGTTGAACACTGTGTGTTAACATCCACTGGAGATGTAATGGTGACATCAGATGACAAAAGTAGCCAGTATGTCTGGCACACCAGCAGTGGTGAAAACCTTTTTCGAATTAACGGGCAGAGAATATCTCAGCTGCTGATTACACACAATGACCAGTTTGTGGTCTCGCTCTGCGAGGAAAATGCCTCCAGGGTTTGGAGGCTCGCCACAGGCCACAGGGTCTGCAACATTCTGACCACTTTGCAGAATGCCTTTATTACCTCTGCAAATACCTTCGTAGTGGGAATGACTAAAAGCAAAGTGTTGGCAGTCAGTCTCTGGACAGGAAGTATCACCAAGAAATTTTGCTGTGAAGATGGGACCACCATCGTGAATTTTAAATTAATCCCTGACTGTCCTGATATCGTCGTGTTTATCACATCGGCCGAGACTGTGAACATCTGGAGTCTGACAGATGAAGTGATCTGTCGGCGCGTGCAACTTCCAAACAACTTCTTGAAAAATCTGGAGGATTTTGAAATTTCTCCCAATGGAAAGCTAGGCATTATATCCAGGGGAGATGAAAACATCAACGTGCTAGATTTACACAGTGGTAAATTGCGGGTGGTTCACGCCTCTGGGATCATCTGGCGGCAGAGGTTGTCTCGGGATGGTCGCTACCTGGTATACATTTGTTTCCgaaatggggaggaggaggatgaaaaTGGTGCAATATTCAGTTTAATTGTAATGAGACTGGCAGATGGCAAAAATATCGGTGCTTGTTCCCTTTACAAAACACCAACTTTCCTTGCACTCTCTCAGAGGCACCTGAACATCATTGTGGGCTTTGATGATGGGAGTATAGGGATATACACGGTAGTAGACCGTGTAGATGCTGCACTGAAAATCAAAATTGCCACTTCAAATAGCAGACAAATTTTCAACAATGCAACACACACCTCCAGGCCAAAGTGTAacagttattgttttaaaatatctgtggATTGCTTATGGAGAGAGTCCACTGAGGTCTTTGCAAGAGACAGCCCCATCACAGTTAGCGACTCTACTGAGTCCAATGAAGCAACACCCTCCAAGAAACACAACTCTTGTTATGAGCGGGTGTGCTCAGCCCTAGAAACCAGGGGCCACAGCTATGCCCCTGATAACTGA